Proteins co-encoded in one Pseudorhizobium banfieldiae genomic window:
- a CDS encoding MaoC family dehydratase, producing MPREISLADVPGLVGQVLGTSEWITVDQQMIDTFADATLDHQFIHVDPDRAAAESPFGGTIAHGFLTLSLLSAMNYDCLPKIREQTMGLNYGFDKVRFMSPVRCGSRVRGQFTLTECRFRGAGLLMTTYDVSVEIENEKKPALTANWITIVQFDPKDRPADA from the coding sequence ATGCCGCGCGAGATTTCGCTAGCAGACGTGCCGGGCCTGGTTGGACAGGTGCTGGGGACCTCCGAATGGATCACGGTCGATCAGCAGATGATCGACACGTTCGCCGATGCGACCCTCGACCATCAGTTCATCCATGTTGATCCTGACCGTGCCGCGGCGGAGAGCCCGTTCGGCGGGACGATCGCGCACGGCTTCCTCACGCTTTCGCTGCTTTCGGCGATGAACTACGATTGCCTGCCGAAGATCCGCGAGCAGACCATGGGCTTGAACTACGGTTTCGACAAGGTCCGCTTCATGTCGCCGGTCCGGTGCGGCAGCCGGGTCCGCGGGCAATTCACGCTCACGGAGTGCCGCTTCCGCGGCGCCGGGCTGCTGATGACCACCTACGACGTGTCCGTCGAGATCGAGAACGAGAAGAAGCCGGCACTGACCGCCAACTGGATCACCATCGTCCAGTTCGACCCCAAGGACAGACCCGCGGACGCCTGA
- the glgX gene encoding glycogen debranching protein GlgX, with translation MKLGTTLAPHGAEFAVWSANAAKIELCIFNPEGTVETARHVMVRGADEIHSVSVPHIDEGTRYGYRAHGTYDPDRGLWFDPSKLLLDPYATEIDRPFVYDRRLADFGTDTAHLMPKALLRRHDPVTPSKPLFRAGGLIYELAVRPFTILHPDVPEHQRGTVAALAHPSVLTHLKRIGVDAVELMPIAAWIDERHLPPLGLTNGWGYNPVGFMALDPRLCPGGVAELRDTVVTLHEAGIGVILDLVFNHTGESDRAGPTLSLRGLDNLACFRHAQGHPGTLVNDTGTGNTVACDHPFIRRLIIDSLRHFVLNAGIDGFRFDLAPILGRGPHGFSAQSETLQAMIRDPVLSDRILIAEPWDIGPGGYQLGNFPPPFMEWNDRARDDIRRFWRGDHWTLGELATRLTGSQDIFARHGHHQTRSVNFIAAHDGFTLMDMVSHEERHNHANGEENRDGHHDNFSWNNGVEGRTQDLAVLEARRRDVMALLATLFASRGAIMMTMGDEAGRSQGGNNNAYCQDNEITWLNWAGMDEGLVQHTARLARWRKRFSVFSECGFFVDAGDDIDWYGPSGKPVAQEDWQQPEAAQLAVTLKTRDHQTDLVTRIAVVFNRAHREQLFTLPSCWVTLDEGEEWDGMSPPRSVTFLVEDPQAGHASPVQAR, from the coding sequence ATGAAGCTCGGGACGACCCTGGCGCCCCACGGCGCAGAGTTTGCGGTCTGGTCCGCGAACGCCGCGAAGATCGAGCTCTGCATCTTCAACCCGGAAGGTACCGTGGAAACCGCCCGCCATGTCATGGTCCGTGGTGCTGACGAAATTCACAGCGTCTCGGTCCCGCACATCGACGAAGGGACCCGCTACGGCTATCGCGCCCACGGCACCTACGACCCCGATCGTGGCCTCTGGTTCGATCCTTCGAAGCTGCTCCTGGATCCCTACGCCACCGAGATCGACCGCCCCTTTGTCTATGACCGGCGCCTGGCAGACTTCGGCACAGACACCGCCCACCTTATGCCGAAGGCCCTCCTGCGTCGGCACGACCCCGTGACGCCTTCGAAGCCGCTGTTCCGAGCTGGCGGCCTGATCTACGAACTTGCGGTCCGCCCCTTCACCATCCTGCATCCGGACGTCCCGGAGCATCAGCGAGGCACCGTCGCCGCCCTCGCCCATCCGTCCGTCCTCACCCACCTCAAGCGCATCGGCGTGGACGCGGTCGAACTGATGCCGATCGCGGCCTGGATCGACGAAAGGCACCTGCCACCGCTCGGGCTCACCAACGGCTGGGGATACAATCCGGTCGGCTTCATGGCACTAGACCCGCGCCTCTGCCCCGGTGGCGTGGCCGAGCTGCGCGACACGGTCGTGACACTGCACGAAGCCGGCATCGGCGTCATCCTCGACCTCGTCTTCAACCATACCGGCGAGAGCGACCGCGCCGGCCCGACACTCTCGCTTCGCGGCCTCGACAACCTCGCCTGCTTCCGCCACGCGCAAGGCCATCCCGGCACTCTGGTCAACGATACCGGTACCGGCAACACCGTCGCCTGCGATCATCCCTTCATCCGCCGGCTGATCATCGACAGCCTTCGCCATTTCGTGCTGAACGCCGGCATTGACGGCTTCCGTTTCGATCTCGCGCCGATCCTTGGCCGCGGACCGCACGGCTTTTCCGCCCAAAGCGAGACCCTGCAGGCAATGATCAGGGATCCGGTGCTTTCCGACCGCATTCTGATCGCCGAGCCTTGGGACATCGGCCCCGGCGGCTACCAGCTGGGCAACTTCCCGCCTCCCTTCATGGAGTGGAACGACCGCGCCCGCGACGACATCCGCCGCTTCTGGCGAGGCGACCACTGGACCCTTGGGGAGCTCGCAACCCGGCTCACAGGCTCGCAGGACATCTTTGCCCGCCACGGACACCACCAGACACGCAGCGTCAACTTCATTGCCGCCCATGACGGCTTCACGCTGATGGACATGGTTTCGCACGAGGAGCGCCACAACCACGCCAACGGCGAGGAAAACCGCGACGGCCATCACGACAACTTCTCCTGGAACAATGGCGTCGAAGGCCGGACTCAGGACCTTGCTGTGCTTGAAGCCCGCCGACGCGACGTGATGGCGCTTCTCGCCACCCTGTTTGCCAGCCGTGGCGCCATCATGATGACCATGGGCGACGAGGCGGGCCGTAGCCAGGGCGGCAACAATAATGCCTATTGCCAGGACAATGAGATCACCTGGCTTAACTGGGCAGGTATGGACGAGGGGCTGGTCCAGCACACGGCCCGCCTGGCCCGCTGGCGCAAGCGATTTTCGGTGTTCTCGGAATGCGGCTTCTTCGTCGACGCCGGCGACGATATCGATTGGTACGGTCCCTCGGGCAAGCCCGTGGCACAGGAAGACTGGCAGCAGCCCGAGGCCGCCCAGCTCGCCGTCACCCTGAAGACGCGGGACCATCAGACGGACCTCGTCACGCGCATCGCGGTGGTCTTCAACCGGGCACATCGGGAGCAGCTTTTCACCCTGCCCTCCTGCTGGGTGACCCTCGACGAAGGCGAAGAGTGGGACGGCATGTCTCCGCCACGTTCGGTCACCTTTCTTGTCGAAGATCCGCAGGCTGGTCATGCTTCGCCTGTCCAAGCGCGATGA
- the glgA gene encoding glycogen synthase GlgA has product MSVLSVASEVYPLIKTGGLADVAGALPLALKEHGVRTRTLVPGYPAVMAAVKHATRCHAFDDLLGHPATILQVEHHGLDLLILDAPSLFDRAGGPYVGPDGRDHPDNWRRFAALSRAGAEIALGVLDGWRPDLVHLHDWQTGLLPAYLRYAGRPVPPSLMTIHNIAFQGQYGVDIFPHLGLPPDAYAIDGVEYYGGVGYLKAGLRAATAISTVSPTYAEEILTPEFGMGLEGVLAARAGDLHGIVNGIDTRVWNPEHDPLIAATYGPSKLKRRRENKHAVAERFGLKHDDGPLFCVVSRLTWQKGMDLLADVIDEIVAQGGRLAVLGAGDAGLENAFHAAAARHPGRVSIHTGYDEPLSHLMQAGSDAILIPSRFEPCGLTQLYGLRYGCVPVVARTGGLNDTVIDASPAALAARAATGVSFSPATTHALQRAVNRTFRLYREPKTWAEMQKQGMKTDVSWDKSAGLYAQLYKNMTMKGR; this is encoded by the coding sequence ATGAGCGTCCTTTCGGTTGCCTCCGAAGTCTATCCGCTGATCAAGACCGGCGGGCTCGCCGACGTGGCGGGCGCCCTGCCCCTTGCGCTGAAGGAACACGGAGTGCGTACCCGCACGCTGGTGCCTGGATATCCGGCCGTCATGGCTGCAGTGAAACATGCAACGCGCTGCCACGCCTTCGACGATCTGCTCGGCCATCCCGCAACCATCCTGCAGGTGGAGCATCACGGCCTCGACCTGCTCATCCTCGATGCGCCGTCACTCTTCGATCGAGCTGGTGGTCCCTATGTGGGGCCGGACGGGCGTGATCACCCGGACAACTGGCGCCGCTTCGCCGCCCTGTCGCGGGCCGGCGCCGAGATCGCGCTCGGCGTCCTGGATGGCTGGCGTCCGGACCTCGTCCACCTGCACGACTGGCAGACAGGCCTCCTGCCAGCCTACCTCCGCTATGCCGGACGCCCCGTGCCGCCGAGCCTGATGACGATCCACAACATCGCCTTCCAGGGCCAGTACGGCGTCGACATCTTCCCGCATCTCGGCCTGCCGCCGGATGCCTATGCCATCGACGGCGTGGAATATTACGGCGGCGTCGGCTACTTGAAGGCCGGGCTGCGGGCAGCCACGGCGATCAGCACCGTCAGCCCGACCTATGCGGAAGAAATCCTGACCCCTGAATTCGGCATGGGGCTTGAAGGCGTGCTCGCGGCCCGCGCAGGAGACCTGCACGGGATCGTCAATGGCATCGATACCCGTGTCTGGAACCCGGAGCACGATCCGCTGATTGCCGCCACCTACGGTCCGTCGAAGCTCAAGCGCCGCCGCGAGAACAAGCATGCCGTCGCCGAGCGCTTCGGATTGAAGCACGACGACGGACCGCTGTTCTGCGTCGTTTCGCGGCTCACCTGGCAGAAGGGCATGGACCTGCTGGCGGACGTCATCGACGAGATCGTTGCCCAGGGTGGTCGCCTTGCCGTTCTCGGGGCGGGCGATGCGGGGCTGGAGAACGCCTTCCACGCCGCGGCCGCCCGCCACCCCGGCCGCGTTTCGATCCATACGGGCTATGACGAGCCGCTGTCGCACCTGATGCAGGCGGGCTCCGATGCGATCCTGATCCCCTCTCGCTTCGAACCCTGCGGGCTGACCCAGCTCTACGGCCTTCGCTACGGCTGCGTCCCGGTCGTCGCCCGCACCGGCGGCCTCAACGACACCGTGATCGATGCCAGCCCCGCCGCGCTCGCCGCGCGGGCCGCGACCGGGGTCAGCTTCAGCCCCGCCACGACCCATGCGTTGCAGCGCGCCGTCAACAGGACCTTCCGCCTTTACCGCGAGCCGAAAACTTGGGCCGAGATGCAGAAGCAGGGCATGAAGACCGACGTTTCCTGGGACAAGAGCGCCGGGCTCTATGCCCAGCTCTACAAGAACATGACGATGAAAGGCCGCTGA
- a CDS encoding alpha-D-glucose phosphate-specific phosphoglucomutase has translation MIRTVPTAPYKDQKPGTSGLRKKVPVFAQENYAENFIQSIFDSLEGFEGKTLVIGGDGRYYNREVIQKALKMAAAAGFGKVMVGQGGILSTPAASNIIRKYGAFGGIILSASHNPGGPSEDFGIKYNIGNGGPAPEKITEAIFERSKIISEYKIADAPDIDLDMAGSFALAGMTVEVVDPVADYAELMESLFDFVAIRNLISGGFRIAVDSMGAVTGPYAKEIIEKRLGAPAGSVRNATPLPDFGGHHPDPNLVHAKELYDDVMSADGPDFGAASDGDGDRNMVVGKDMFVTPSDSLAIIAANAKCAPGYAKGIAGIARSMPTSAAADRVAEKLGLGIYETPTGWKYFGNLMDAGKVTVCGEESFGTGSDHVREKDGLWAILFWLNIIAARKEGVAEIVRKHWAEYGRNFYSRHDYEEVDTDAANGLMDALRGKLSSLPGQSFGDLKVEAADDFSYTDPIDGSISTRQGIRILFEGGSRVVFRLSGTGTSGATLRVYVERYEPDASRHGIETQAALADLIAVADEIAGIRTRTGRTGPTVIT, from the coding sequence ATGATCCGGACCGTTCCGACCGCCCCCTACAAGGACCAGAAGCCCGGCACCTCCGGGCTCCGCAAGAAGGTGCCCGTCTTCGCCCAGGAGAATTACGCGGAGAACTTCATCCAGTCGATCTTCGACTCGCTCGAGGGCTTTGAGGGCAAGACCCTGGTGATCGGCGGCGACGGCCGCTACTACAACCGCGAGGTCATCCAGAAAGCGCTGAAGATGGCCGCCGCTGCGGGCTTCGGCAAGGTCATGGTCGGCCAGGGCGGCATCCTCTCCACCCCCGCCGCCTCCAACATCATCCGCAAGTACGGTGCCTTCGGCGGCATCATCCTGTCGGCCAGTCACAATCCGGGCGGGCCGAGCGAGGACTTCGGCATCAAGTACAATATCGGCAATGGCGGCCCGGCACCGGAAAAGATCACCGAGGCGATCTTCGAGCGGTCGAAGATCATCAGCGAGTACAAGATTGCCGACGCACCCGATATCGACCTGGACATGGCGGGCAGTTTCGCCCTCGCGGGCATGACGGTCGAGGTGGTCGACCCGGTCGCCGACTATGCGGAACTGATGGAGAGCCTTTTCGATTTCGTTGCCATCCGGAATCTGATCTCGGGCGGCTTTCGCATTGCCGTGGATTCCATGGGTGCCGTTACCGGTCCCTACGCCAAGGAGATCATCGAGAAGCGTCTCGGCGCACCGGCAGGCTCCGTCCGCAATGCAACGCCGCTGCCGGACTTCGGCGGCCACCACCCGGACCCGAACCTCGTCCACGCGAAGGAGCTGTATGACGATGTGATGAGCGCCGATGGCCCGGACTTCGGCGCTGCCTCCGATGGCGACGGCGATCGCAACATGGTGGTCGGCAAGGACATGTTCGTCACCCCCTCCGACAGCCTCGCCATCATCGCTGCCAATGCGAAATGCGCGCCCGGCTATGCGAAGGGCATAGCCGGCATCGCCCGTTCCATGCCGACCAGCGCTGCCGCCGACCGCGTGGCGGAAAAGCTCGGGCTCGGCATCTACGAGACGCCCACAGGCTGGAAGTATTTCGGCAACCTGATGGACGCCGGCAAGGTCACCGTCTGCGGCGAGGAAAGCTTCGGCACCGGGTCTGATCACGTGCGCGAGAAGGATGGCCTGTGGGCAATCCTCTTCTGGCTGAACATCATCGCCGCCCGCAAGGAAGGCGTCGCCGAGATCGTCCGCAAGCACTGGGCCGAGTACGGCCGCAACTTTTATTCCCGCCACGACTACGAGGAAGTCGATACCGATGCGGCGAACGGGCTGATGGACGCGCTGCGCGGCAAGCTGTCATCGCTCCCCGGACAGAGCTTCGGCGATCTCAAGGTCGAGGCGGCGGACGACTTCTCCTACACCGATCCGATCGACGGCTCTATCAGCACCAGGCAGGGCATCCGCATCCTTTTCGAGGGCGGCAGCCGCGTCGTCTTCCGCCTGTCCGGCACCGGCACCTCCGGCGCGACCCTGCGCGTCTATGTCGAACGTTACGAGCCGGACGCGTCGCGTCATGGCATCGAGACGCAGGCGGCCTTGGCTGACCTGATCGCCGTGGCCGACGAGATTGCCGGGATCAGGACACGCACCGGCCGCACGGGACCGACCGTAATCACCTGA
- a CDS encoding SAM-dependent methyltransferase, translating to MFPLSHMMKSFIRKGRLTVIDADGQRHIFAGTPGPEVTMRLTDKRLYRTLVFNPELAAGEAYMDGTMRFEDGSTLRDFLTLFSINRLSLGSYPLQKALRAIKMRFRKRQQSNVKGEAQRNVAHHYDLGNDFYRLFLDENMLYSCAYFRDMGETLEQAQRNKLRLLASKLCLADGMRVLDIGCGWGDLALYLAKLENVHVTGVTLSKEQQKLASERARQAGLSDRVTFELRDYRDVDDKFDRIVSVGMFEHVGVQHYDEFFGHLNELMPDDGIAVLHSIGHMSPPGMASPWLRKYIFPGAYSPALSEVFDSVERNSLWVMDLEFLRVHYATTLAHWAERFEKNRERVIAMYDDRFARMWEFYLVSAEMMFRTGSQLVFHMQMSRKRDAAPIVRDYITDKQREYIEREKALNLAV from the coding sequence ATGTTTCCGCTTTCCCACATGATGAAGTCCTTCATCCGCAAGGGCCGCCTCACCGTCATCGATGCCGATGGACAGCGTCACATCTTCGCCGGTACGCCCGGACCGGAGGTGACCATGCGGCTGACGGATAAGCGGCTCTATCGAACGCTCGTCTTCAATCCGGAGCTTGCCGCCGGCGAGGCCTACATGGATGGCACCATGCGCTTCGAGGACGGTTCGACGCTGCGGGACTTCCTGACGCTCTTCTCGATCAACCGCCTGTCGCTCGGCTCCTACCCGCTGCAAAAGGCACTTCGCGCGATCAAGATGCGCTTCCGCAAGCGCCAGCAGTCGAACGTCAAGGGCGAGGCCCAGAGAAACGTCGCCCACCATTACGACCTCGGCAACGATTTCTACCGGCTCTTCCTCGATGAAAACATGCTCTATTCCTGCGCCTATTTTCGGGACATGGGGGAAACGCTGGAGCAGGCGCAGCGGAACAAGCTGCGCCTTCTCGCCTCCAAGCTATGCCTGGCAGATGGGATGCGCGTCCTCGACATCGGCTGCGGCTGGGGCGATCTGGCGCTCTACCTCGCCAAGCTGGAGAACGTCCATGTCACCGGCGTCACCCTTTCGAAGGAGCAGCAGAAGCTCGCCTCGGAAAGGGCCCGGCAGGCGGGGCTTTCCGATCGCGTGACGTTCGAGCTGCGCGATTACCGCGACGTCGACGACAAGTTCGATCGCATCGTCTCCGTCGGCATGTTCGAGCATGTCGGCGTGCAGCACTATGACGAGTTCTTCGGCCACCTGAACGAGCTGATGCCGGACGATGGCATCGCCGTTCTCCACTCGATCGGCCACATGAGCCCGCCAGGCATGGCCAGCCCGTGGCTCAGGAAATACATCTTTCCCGGTGCCTATTCGCCGGCGCTGTCGGAAGTCTTCGATAGCGTGGAAAGGAACAGCCTCTGGGTCATGGATCTCGAATTCCTCCGCGTCCACTATGCCACCACGCTTGCCCACTGGGCGGAGCGCTTCGAGAAGAACCGCGAGCGGGTAATCGCCATGTATGACGACCGCTTTGCCCGGATGTGGGAATTCTATCTGGTCAGCGCCGAGATGATGTTCCGAACCGGCAGCCAGCTCGTCTTCCACATGCAGATGTCGCGCAAGCGCGACGCTGCCCCGATCGTCAGGGACTACATTACCGACAAGCAGCGCGAATACATCGAGCGGGAGAAGGCGCTGAACCTCGCGGTGTGA
- a CDS encoding GFA family protein produces MVRRTASCSCGQLRIEVNGEPLNVGVCHCLACQQRTGSVFAALAAFPTPYRVIGKPSEYLRTGDQGASYRFRFCPVCGTNLFHTEEGVGDRSVAVAVGGFADPSFPPPQVSVYDCRRHDWVQLPDGLAVYEKDPE; encoded by the coding sequence GTGGTGAGGAGAACAGCGTCCTGCAGTTGCGGGCAGCTCCGGATCGAAGTGAACGGCGAGCCGCTCAATGTCGGCGTCTGCCATTGCCTCGCCTGCCAGCAGCGCACCGGAAGCGTGTTCGCAGCACTCGCGGCCTTCCCCACGCCTTATCGGGTCATCGGCAAGCCCAGCGAATATCTGCGCACGGGAGACCAGGGCGCAAGCTACCGTTTCCGCTTCTGCCCGGTCTGCGGCACCAACCTCTTCCATACGGAGGAAGGCGTCGGCGACCGATCGGTCGCCGTGGCCGTGGGCGGCTTCGCCGATCCCTCCTTCCCACCGCCGCAAGTCTCGGTCTATGACTGCCGAAGGCACGACTGGGTTCAACTGCCGGACGGCCTTGCCGTCTATGAGAAGGATCCGGAATGA
- a CDS encoding sarcosine oxidase subunit gamma, giving the protein MADVAQRTLPLAGVHGGSASVRLTPAQPGERISLRARAEDVTALSQALGLDLPTRPKTSASANGRTALWLGPDEWLVIGEAGSGLMRAAQELGVLHSAADVSHRNTAILVEGPGAAAAINAGCPQDLSLKSFPVGACTRTIFGKAEIVLLRTSEESFRVEVWRSFSDYAFGLLAEGAGDASI; this is encoded by the coding sequence ATGGCTGATGTCGCGCAACGCACGCTGCCGCTTGCCGGCGTCCATGGCGGTTCCGCCAGCGTGAGGTTGACGCCCGCCCAACCGGGCGAGCGGATCTCTCTGAGGGCCCGGGCGGAGGACGTGACTGCCCTTTCGCAGGCTCTCGGACTCGACCTGCCCACAAGGCCGAAGACGTCCGCCTCCGCGAACGGACGCACCGCCCTCTGGCTCGGACCGGATGAATGGCTGGTGATCGGCGAGGCCGGGTCGGGCCTGATGCGGGCGGCGCAGGAACTCGGCGTGCTGCATTCCGCTGCCGATGTCTCCCACCGCAACACGGCGATTCTCGTCGAAGGACCGGGCGCTGCGGCAGCGATCAATGCCGGCTGCCCTCAGGACCTGTCGCTCAAGAGCTTCCCCGTCGGCGCCTGCACCCGCACCATCTTCGGAAAGGCCGAGATCGTGCTGTTGCGGACGAGCGAGGAGAGCTTCCGGGTGGAGGTCTGGCGATCGTTCTCGGACTATGCCTTCGGGCTGCTCGCCGAAGGAGCGGGGGACGCCTCCATCTGA